In one window of Hevea brasiliensis isolate MT/VB/25A 57/8 chromosome 10, ASM3005281v1, whole genome shotgun sequence DNA:
- the LOC131169604 gene encoding disease resistance protein RPM1-like, which yields METELFDRAVRVPKGIEKLVNLRTCTGVYAVRGIFSELGSLTQLRKLGVTCVSEDHASEIFVAIIKMENLISLSLRSEAGACDGTLFPDMEQFSPPPLLQELHLDGRLFEMPEWLATMENLTTLFLSKSYPFENPTSVFQFLPKLKYLTLWEAYQLELIGKEFCKVGGFPELQSLTIAAKYLVEYTEIVNGDFSVLMIGPC from the coding sequence ATGGAAACCGAATTATTCGACAGAGCAGTAAGAGTACCAAAGGGGATTGAAAAACTGGTGAATCTTCGTACTTGCACTGGTGTGTATGCTGTACGTGGAATCTTCAGTGAATTAGGCAGCTTAACCCAACTACGGAAACTTGGTGTTACGTGTGTGTCTGAAGATCATGCTAGTGAAATATTTGTTGCCATCATCAAGATGGAAAACCTCATCTCTCTATCATTAAGATCGGAGGCAGGGGCCTGTGATGGTACTCTTTTTCCTGATATGGAACAATTTTCTCCTCCGCCTCTTCTTCAGGAGCTTCATTTAGATGGTCGCTTATTCGAAATGCCCGAATGGCTTGCCACCATGGAAAACCTTACCACTCTTTTTTTATCCAAATCTTATCCCTTTGAGAACCCAACTTCAGTCTTTCAGTTTCTTCCCAAACTAAAATATCTGACTCTATGGGAAGCCTACCAGCTGGAACTCATTGGTAAAGAATTTTGCAAGGTAGGTGGGTTCCCAGAGCTGCAATCTCTCACCATTGCTGCTAAGTATTTAGTGGAGTATACTGAGATTGTAAATGGTGATTTCTCAGTTTTAATGATTGGCCCATGTTAA
- the LOC110645901 gene encoding L-tryptophan--pyruvate aminotransferase 1, producing MIGPAKNSVPATNPTKKLLLSPDSIINLDHGDPTMFEPYWRKLGEKCTVEISGSDLMSYCSDIGNICWFLEPQLSDAIKRLHRTVGNAVSEDRYVVVGTGSTQLYQAALFALTSPGGAEADPISVVCAAPYYSSYQEETDFLRSGLYKWAGDAYSFDKDGPYIEIVTSPNNPDGAILEAVVNRKEGKLIHDLAYYWPQYTPITHPADYDIMLFTFSKSTGHAGSRIGWALVNDKVVARKMTKFIEVSSTGVSKESQLRAAKILGVAIEGCQHSDSENFFKYGQCLMAERWEKLRDVVKNSQIFSLPKYPQEWCNFISKYSESHPAFAWLKCKEDTNCESLLRAHKILTRGGERFGVGQEYARISLLSRERDFNQFLERLSGIKTAGQGIRTT from the exons atgaTTGGTCCAGCCAAGAACTCCGTTCCTGCTACTAATCCCACCAAGAAACTTCTTCTCTCCCCGGATTCCATCATCAATCTCGACCA TGGCGATCCGACGATGTTCGAGCCGTACTGGAGGAAACTCGGTGAAAAGTGTACGGTGGAGATTTCAGGCAGTGATTTGATGAGCTACTGCAGTGACATTGGGAACATATGCTGGTTTCTAGAGCCCCAACTCTCCGATGCGATCAAAAGACTGCATCGTACGGTTGGAAATGCAGTATCAGAGGATCGATACGTGGTGGTGGGGACGGGCTCAACGCAGCTATATCAGGCTGCACTCTTCGCTCTTACTTCTCCTGGTGGGGCCGAAGCTGACCCCATCAGCGTTGTGTGCGCCGCTCCTTACTACTCG TCATATCAAGAGGAGACAGACTTTCTGCGATCAGGGCTCTATAAATGGGCAGGTGATGCGTATTCCTTTGATAAGGATGGACCTTACATAGAGATTGTCACCTCACCAAACAATCCAGATGGTGCTATTCTAGAAGCTGTGGTGAACCGAAAGGAAGGGAAGCTTATCCATGATCTTGCCTATTACTGGCCACAATACACACCCATTACTCACCCTGCAGATTATGATATCATGCTGTTTACATTTTCCAAAAGCACTGGACATGCTGGTTCTCGAATTGG ATGGGCTCTTGTTAATGATAAAGTGGTGGCTAGGAAGATGACTAAATTCATAGAGGTTAGCTCCACTGGTGTGTCTAAAGAATCGCAGCTCCGAGCAGCAAAGATCCTAGGAGTTGCTATTGAAGGTTGCCAGCATTCTGATTCGGAGAACTTCTTCAAGTACGGCCAGTGCCTGATGGCTGAAAGATGGGAGAAACTGCGAGATGTTGTTAAAAACAGTCAAATTTTCAGTCTGCCCAAGTACCCACAAGAATGGTGCAACTTCATCAGCAAGTACTCAGAATCACATCCTG CCTTTGCATGGTTGAAGTGCAAGGAGGATACAAACTGTGAAAGTCTTCTAAGAGCACATAAGATACTGACAAGAGGCGGAGAGCGTTTCGGAGTTGGCCAAGAGTACGCCAGGATTAGCTTGCTCAGTCGAGAACGAGATTTTAACCAATTTCTAGAGAGGCTATCAGGAATAAAAACTGCGGGGCAGGGAATCAGAACCACCTGA
- the LOC110645893 gene encoding L-tryptophan--pyruvate aminotransferase 1-like, whose amino-acid sequence MVEKRKHTAYAITTCCSCVTRKMVGPAKNLNAATATNPTKKLHLSPDSIINLDHGDPTLFEPYWRKLGEKCTVEISGSDMMSYFSDIGNVCWFLEPQLSDAIKRLHHTVGNAVSEDRYVVVGTGSTQLCQAALYALASPGAGVAEADPISVVCAAPHYSSYQEVTDFLRSGLYKWAGDAYDFDKDGPYIEIVTSPNNPDGAIREAVVNRKEGKLIHDLAYYWPQYTPITRPADYDIMLFTFSKSTGHAGSRIGWALVKDKVVARKMIKFIEVSSIGVSKESQLRAAKILGVVIEGCQHSASENFFEYSQCLMAERWEKLRDVVKKSQIFSLPKYPQEWCNFTSKYVESHPAFAWLKCKEDTNCEGLLKAHKVLTRGGERFGVGKEYARISLLSQGEDFNQFLERLSGIKTTEQGIRTT is encoded by the exons ATGGTTGAGAAACGAAAACACACAGCATACGCAATAACCACCTGTTGCTCCTGCGTGACCAGAAAAATGGTTGGTCCAGCCAAGAACTTAAACGCTGCTACTGCTACGAATCCCACAAAGAAACTTCATCTCTCCCCAGATTCCATTATCAATCTCGACCA TGGCGATCCGACTTTGTTCGAGCCGTACTGGAGGAAACTCGGTGAAAAGTGTACGGTTGAGATTTCAGGCAGCGATATGATGAGCTACTTCAGTGACATTGGGAACGTATGCTGGTTTCTAGAACCGCAACTCTCTGATGCGATCAAAAGGCTGCATCATACGGTTGGAAACGCAGTATCAGAGGATCGATACGTGGTGGTGGGTACGGGCTCAACGCAGCTGTGTCAGGCTGCGCTCTACGCTCTTGCTTCTCCTGGAGCTGGTGTTGCCGAAGCCGACCCCATCAGTGTTGTGTGCGCTGCCCCTCACTACTCG TCATATCAAGAGGTGACAGACTTCCTGCGATCAGGACTCTACAAATGGGCAGGTGATGCATATGACTTTGATAAGGATGGACCTTACATAGAGATTGTCACCTCACCAAACAATCCTGATGGTGCTATTCGAGAAGCTGTAGTGAACCGAAAGGAAGGGAAGCTTATCCATGATCTTGCCTATTACTGGCCACAATACACACCCATTACTCGCCCTGCTGATTATGATATCATGTTGTTTACATTTTCCAAAAGCACTGGACATGCCGGTTCCCGAATTGG GTGGGCTCTTGTGAAGGATAAAGTGGTGGCCAGGAAGATGATTAAATTCATAGAGGTTAGCTCCATTGGTGTGTCTAAAGAATCGCAGCTCCGAGCTGCAAAGATTCTAGGAGTTGTTATTGAAGGTTGCCAGCATTCTGCATCGGAGAACTTCTTTGAGTATAGCCAGTGCCTGATGGCTGAAAGATGGGAGAAACTGCGAGATGTTGTTAAAAAAAGTCAAATTTTCAGTCTGCCCAAGTACCCACAAGAGTGGTGCAACTTCACTAGCAAATACGTAGAATCACATCCTG CCTTTGCATGGTTGAAATGCAAGGAGGATACAAACTGTGAAGGTCTTTTAAAAGCACATAAGGTACTGACAAGAGGCGGAGAGCGTTTCGGAGTTGGCAAAGAGTACGCCAGGATTAGCTTGCTCAGTCAAGGAGAAGATTTTAACCAATTTCTGGAGAGATTATCAGGAATAAAAACTACAGAGCAGGGAATCAGAACCACCTGA
- the LOC110662637 gene encoding uncharacterized protein LOC110662637 isoform X2, which produces MVIACLRLCWFMESLDLAKGARELFYYLKGGQVDYGEEHSKACGHSQFGRIYEQGHYPKWDEDHPIHFVGHSAGAQVVRVLQQMLADKAFKGYENTSENWVLSLTSLSGAFNGTTRTYFDGMQPEDGRTMKPICLLQILRLGVIIYDWLDIRMLKDYYNFGFDHFNMSRKQMGILGLLDCLLGNTGPFATGDWILPDLTIQGSMQLNCHLQTFPTTYYFSYATKRTRKIMGVTVPSSILGIHPLLFIRVLQMSQWCFPPDVSPPYKGYRDEDWQDNDGALNTISTTHPRIPIEHPSCSFANDSECLPLQPGIWYYKIVEADHIFFIVNRERAGVQFDLIYDSIFERCRKHVIRKTVQTLPNETNPRQ; this is translated from the exons ATGGTGATAGCCTGCCTCCGATTGTGTTGGTTCATGGAATCTTTGGATTTGGCAAAGGG GGCTCGCGAGTTGTTCTATTATTTGAAAGGCGGGCAAGTTGATTATGGGGAAGAACACAGCAAGGCCTGTGGGCACTCTCAATTTGGACGGATTTATGAACAAG GACACTATCCTAAATGGGATGAGGATCACCCAATTCACTTTGTTGGGCATTCCGCTGGAGCACAGGTTGTTCGAGTGCTGCAGCAAATGCTTGCTGATAAG GCTTTTAAGGGATATGAGAACACTTCTGAGAATTGGGTATTAAGCCTCACATCCTTATCTGGGGCCTTCAATGGGACTACAAGAACATACTTTGATGGGATGCA GCCAGAAGATGGAAGAACCATGAAACCAATATGTCTGCTTCAGATCCTTCGCCTAGGAGTGATAATTTATGATTGGCTTGACATACGCATGCTGAAGGATTATTATAATTTTGGATTTGATCACTTTAACATGTCAAGGAAGCAAATGGGAATTTTGGGTCTTCTTGATTGCCTTTTGGGAAATACTGGTCCATTTGCTACAGGAGATTGGATACTTCCTGATCTTACAATTCAAGGGTCTATGCAACTCAACTGTCATCTTCAAACGTTTCCCACTACATACTATTTCAGCTATGCTACTAAGCGTACTAGAAAAATAATGGGTGTCACAGTTCCTTCAAGCATCCTTGGCATCCATCCGTTGCTTTTTATAAGAGTGTTGCAGATGAGCCAGTGGTGTTTTCCTCCAGATGTCTCTCCCCCTTACAAAGGATACAG GGATGAGGATTGGCAGGATAATGATGGAGCACTCAACACCATATCCACTACTCACCCTCGTATCCCAATCGAACATCCAAGTTGTAGCTTTGCAAATGATTCTGAATGTCTACCCTTGCAGCCAGGAATCTG GTACTACAAGATTGTGGAAGCAGATCATATTTTTTTCATTGTGAACCGAGAAAGAGCAGGAGTTCAATTTGATCTCATATATGATAGCATCTTTGAACGTTGCAGAAAGCATGTGATTAGGAAGACTGTACAAACCCTACCGAACGAAACAAATCCCCGCCAATAG
- the LOC110662637 gene encoding uncharacterized protein LOC110662637 isoform X1: MIRWWISALQLTELFVSVVVHVVYGLYIFSSAVAGDLSQILNQWFCKPNMNIVVKEEEPRGTSKTTTNGDSLPPIVLVHGIFGFGKGRLGGLSYFAGAEKKDEKVLVPDLGSLTSIYDRARELFYYLKGGQVDYGEEHSKACGHSQFGRIYEQGHYPKWDEDHPIHFVGHSAGAQVVRVLQQMLADKAFKGYENTSENWVLSLTSLSGAFNGTTRTYFDGMQPEDGRTMKPICLLQILRLGVIIYDWLDIRMLKDYYNFGFDHFNMSRKQMGILGLLDCLLGNTGPFATGDWILPDLTIQGSMQLNCHLQTFPTTYYFSYATKRTRKIMGVTVPSSILGIHPLLFIRVLQMSQWCFPPDVSPPYKGYRDEDWQDNDGALNTISTTHPRIPIEHPSCSFANDSECLPLQPGIWYYKIVEADHIFFIVNRERAGVQFDLIYDSIFERCRKHVIRKTVQTLPNETNPRQ, from the exons atgataaggtGGTGGATATCTGCTCTGCAATTAACAGAGCTATTTGTTAGTGTTGTAGTGCATGTGGTTTATGGCCTTTACATATTTAGCTCAGCTGTGGCTGGTGATCTCTCACAGATTCTAAACCAATGGTTTTGCAAGCCTAATATGAATATTGTGGTGAAAGAGGAGGAGCCCAGAGGAACATCAAAAACCACCACCAATGGTGATAGCCTGCCTCCGATTGTGTTGGTTCATGGAATCTTTGGATTTGGCAAAGGG AGATTGGGAGGTTTATCGTATTTTGCGGGGGCTGAGAAGAAAGATGAGAAGGTTCTGGTGCCTGATTTGGGGTCCTTAACCAGCATATATGATAG GGCTCGCGAGTTGTTCTATTATTTGAAAGGCGGGCAAGTTGATTATGGGGAAGAACACAGCAAGGCCTGTGGGCACTCTCAATTTGGACGGATTTATGAACAAG GACACTATCCTAAATGGGATGAGGATCACCCAATTCACTTTGTTGGGCATTCCGCTGGAGCACAGGTTGTTCGAGTGCTGCAGCAAATGCTTGCTGATAAG GCTTTTAAGGGATATGAGAACACTTCTGAGAATTGGGTATTAAGCCTCACATCCTTATCTGGGGCCTTCAATGGGACTACAAGAACATACTTTGATGGGATGCA GCCAGAAGATGGAAGAACCATGAAACCAATATGTCTGCTTCAGATCCTTCGCCTAGGAGTGATAATTTATGATTGGCTTGACATACGCATGCTGAAGGATTATTATAATTTTGGATTTGATCACTTTAACATGTCAAGGAAGCAAATGGGAATTTTGGGTCTTCTTGATTGCCTTTTGGGAAATACTGGTCCATTTGCTACAGGAGATTGGATACTTCCTGATCTTACAATTCAAGGGTCTATGCAACTCAACTGTCATCTTCAAACGTTTCCCACTACATACTATTTCAGCTATGCTACTAAGCGTACTAGAAAAATAATGGGTGTCACAGTTCCTTCAAGCATCCTTGGCATCCATCCGTTGCTTTTTATAAGAGTGTTGCAGATGAGCCAGTGGTGTTTTCCTCCAGATGTCTCTCCCCCTTACAAAGGATACAG GGATGAGGATTGGCAGGATAATGATGGAGCACTCAACACCATATCCACTACTCACCCTCGTATCCCAATCGAACATCCAAGTTGTAGCTTTGCAAATGATTCTGAATGTCTACCCTTGCAGCCAGGAATCTG GTACTACAAGATTGTGGAAGCAGATCATATTTTTTTCATTGTGAACCGAGAAAGAGCAGGAGTTCAATTTGATCTCATATATGATAGCATCTTTGAACGTTGCAGAAAGCATGTGATTAGGAAGACTGTACAAACCCTACCGAACGAAACAAATCCCCGCCAATAG